Proteins encoded in a region of the Anaerobacillus sp. CMMVII genome:
- the ppc gene encoding phosphoenolpyruvate carboxylase, whose protein sequence is MLNVTVNNNSLLRNDVKKLGNILGEILVHHGGVPLLEKVEAIREKTKNLRENYNEELYQNLKDEISSLKPPVRQQVIRAFSIYFHLVNIAEQNHRIRRQRQYQLQDEGTVQPVSIESAVVSLKENEFSEDAIQHVLNDLSLELIITAHPTEATKRTVLETQKRISTLLQQFDNPMVTKKQRKDLDESLFNEVTALWQTDELRERKPTVLDEVKNGLYYFDQTLFEVLPGIHQELENQLQSYYPEHDWNVPNFLSFGSWIGGDRDGNPNVNPEVTWETLILQRKLVLKKYKAAITDLMRRFSQSTTRVSVSADFIHSVDEDEKLYLEQGEVWPIEAEIYRRKFAVILKRLRNVGQSEHGYHAAEELLADLRSILASAEKHQPANNKLKSIRKLVRQVELFGFHLATLDIRNHSGEHEAAVTEILKAVNITENYAALAEAEKVEILEKILNEPRPLLLSQEDYSKETQAIINVFQMIKKAHSEFGSRSIEVYLISMTQSASDLLEVLVLAKEAGIYRLHADGTVESHLHVAPLLETVDDLIAGPRIMKKLFEMDVYRNHIRERGNHQEIMLGYSDGSKDGGTLTANWELFKAQKEIHNMAKNFEIRLKFFHGRGGSLGRGGGPLNRSILSQPAETLGDGVKITEQGEVLSSRYLLEDIAYRNLEQAASALLEASANASKNLLQGYVREKAWEDAMEAISRQSLLKYQSLVFKDPDFLTYFKEATPLRELGALNIGSRPMSRKGSERFEDLRAIPWVFAWTQSRQMIPAWYAAGTGLHSFATLGEENLQLLQNMYAKWPFFQSTINNLQMALLKADLQTAREYIHLVEDKTIANRIFQDISDEYNRTKEVLLQITGNQELLDHSPNIKESVKRRNPYVDPLNFLQVNLIQNMRSTDEESEELLTEVLLTISGVAAGLVNTG, encoded by the coding sequence ATGCTAAATGTTACTGTTAATAACAATTCCCTCTTGCGGAATGATGTAAAAAAACTCGGAAATATTCTTGGTGAAATTCTCGTTCATCATGGTGGAGTTCCGCTTTTGGAAAAAGTCGAAGCCATTAGAGAGAAAACGAAAAACTTAAGAGAAAACTACAATGAGGAATTATATCAGAATTTAAAGGATGAAATTAGTAGTCTAAAGCCACCTGTACGCCAACAGGTGATCCGGGCGTTTTCGATATATTTTCACTTAGTCAATATTGCTGAACAAAATCACAGAATTCGTCGCCAACGGCAGTACCAGCTGCAAGATGAAGGTACGGTACAACCTGTTTCAATTGAAAGTGCAGTTGTTTCGTTAAAAGAAAATGAGTTCTCTGAAGATGCCATTCAACATGTGCTGAATGATTTATCACTTGAACTTATCATTACCGCACATCCGACAGAAGCAACAAAGCGGACGGTGCTAGAAACACAAAAACGAATTTCAACGTTGCTCCAACAATTTGATAACCCAATGGTAACTAAGAAACAAAGAAAAGATTTGGATGAAAGTTTATTTAATGAGGTTACAGCTCTTTGGCAAACAGATGAATTACGCGAAAGAAAGCCAACCGTTTTAGATGAGGTAAAAAACGGTCTGTATTATTTTGATCAAACATTATTTGAGGTTCTACCTGGCATTCATCAAGAATTAGAAAATCAACTACAAAGCTATTATCCTGAACATGATTGGAACGTACCGAACTTCCTTTCCTTTGGATCGTGGATTGGTGGAGACCGTGATGGAAACCCTAACGTCAATCCAGAGGTTACGTGGGAAACGTTAATCCTTCAAAGGAAATTAGTTTTAAAGAAATATAAAGCAGCGATTACGGACTTAATGAGACGTTTTAGCCAGTCGACAACTCGGGTATCGGTTAGTGCGGATTTCATTCATTCAGTTGACGAAGATGAAAAATTATACCTCGAACAAGGAGAAGTTTGGCCAATTGAAGCTGAAATCTATCGCCGAAAATTCGCGGTTATTTTAAAACGTTTACGAAACGTTGGACAATCTGAACATGGTTATCATGCGGCTGAGGAGTTGCTAGCCGATTTACGTAGTATTCTTGCAAGTGCCGAGAAACACCAACCTGCGAATAATAAGCTAAAATCTATTAGGAAACTGGTTCGCCAAGTTGAGTTATTTGGTTTTCATTTAGCTACTCTAGATATTAGGAACCATAGTGGTGAACACGAAGCAGCGGTAACTGAAATTTTAAAAGCTGTTAATATCACCGAAAACTATGCTGCTCTTGCTGAGGCTGAAAAAGTAGAAATCCTTGAAAAAATCCTGAACGAGCCAAGACCGCTTTTATTATCACAAGAAGACTATTCTAAAGAGACACAAGCAATCATAAATGTTTTTCAAATGATTAAAAAGGCTCATTCTGAATTCGGTAGCCGTTCAATTGAAGTTTACCTAATTAGTATGACACAATCAGCAAGTGATTTACTTGAGGTACTTGTGTTAGCAAAAGAGGCAGGTATCTATCGCTTGCATGCTGATGGCACCGTCGAAAGTCATTTACATGTTGCCCCATTACTTGAAACAGTCGATGATTTAATCGCAGGTCCTCGTATCATGAAAAAATTGTTTGAGATGGACGTTTATCGTAATCACATTCGTGAACGTGGAAACCATCAAGAAATCATGCTTGGTTACTCAGATGGCAGTAAAGATGGTGGAACGTTAACTGCCAATTGGGAACTTTTTAAAGCGCAAAAAGAAATTCACAATATGGCAAAGAACTTCGAGATCAGATTGAAATTTTTCCATGGTCGTGGAGGTTCATTAGGACGAGGGGGCGGCCCTCTAAATCGTAGTATTTTATCGCAACCAGCGGAAACGCTGGGGGATGGTGTAAAGATAACAGAGCAAGGTGAAGTGTTGTCGTCACGCTACTTACTTGAGGATATTGCTTATCGAAACTTAGAGCAGGCAGCATCAGCCTTACTAGAAGCTTCTGCAAATGCTTCGAAAAATTTACTTCAGGGATATGTACGAGAAAAAGCCTGGGAAGATGCGATGGAAGCGATCTCCAGACAATCATTATTAAAATATCAATCTCTAGTTTTTAAAGATCCAGATTTCTTAACGTACTTTAAGGAAGCTACACCTCTACGAGAATTAGGAGCCTTAAATATTGGTTCGAGACCAATGAGCCGTAAGGGAAGTGAGCGTTTTGAAGATCTTCGCGCGATACCATGGGTGTTCGCTTGGACACAGTCAAGACAGATGATTCCAGCTTGGTATGCAGCTGGTACAGGTTTACATTCTTTCGCAACACTTGGTGAGGAGAATTTGCAATTGCTTCAGAATATGTACGCGAAATGGCCGTTTTTTCAATCGACCATTAATAACTTGCAAATGGCTCTTTTGAAAGCTGATCTGCAGACTGCAAGGGAATACATTCATTTGGTAGAAGATAAGACGATAGCAAATCGTATTTTTCAAGATATCTCAGATGAGTACAACAGAACCAAAGAAGTGCTATTACAAATTACTGGTAACCAGGAACTCCTTGACCATTCACCAAATATAAAAGAGTCAGTAAAAAGACGTAATCCATATGTCGATCCACTAAATTTCTTACAGGTAAATTTAATACAAAATATGCGCTCCACAGATGAAGAGTCTGAAGAACTACTAACAGAAGTTCTCTTAACAATCAGTGGTGTCGCTGCCGGGTTAGTAAATACAGGTTGA